One part of the Pecten maximus chromosome 1, xPecMax1.1, whole genome shotgun sequence genome encodes these proteins:
- the LOC117337520 gene encoding Usher syndrome type-1G protein homolog, translated as MTHGTFHRAARDGYLDPLSRATRKDLNTTDEDGMTPTMWAASYGNLAALRMIVGRGGDPDKMDLMGFSSLHHSCKSGHINVASFLINYGANIWAMDNDFKTAQDIAALWDKTEIVKLLDDAKAQQQSLNPSIVKKLCAKAFEDAERNGKRHEKRNKEAQKIAEKEDSKRLRHTDPDFKPPTKMNVFKTLTMKFRSNNRKYNGNDRTNVQTFSDIAIGTKSRGTKKKILLKQSNGFDTHSVMDFKTSEFDGEGNRTLRSMKGTNGYRKNSDVMYLTNKESDNGAAASGSRPALANVFSLPKQKWKSESDLIDSGTESIGSTHGNEDDSDQPGMFRNALGTLSFLHTRQGLTGTLNGFTKASSYDFLDEIGDDLGIPEEQTRENNRDSLGSDSIGTTTSLEERLQGPVPWKDDDDLLSDDDEDQSEFSPLVRFLESCGMSNYTYVFTNEDTDLDALMLLTDEDFTRLGLRLGPQRKLKEAIKKRKQALESPSAMLDTHL; from the exons ATGACACACGGAACGTTCCACAGAGCAGCAAGGGATGGGTACCTGGACCCCCTCAGCCGGGCTACGAGAAAGGACCTTAACACAACTGACGAAGATGGTATGACCCCCACCATGTGGGCGGCGTCCTATGGAAACCTAGCCGCTCTAAGGATGATAGTTGGTCGAGG GGGCGACCCAGACAAGATGGATTTGATGGGATTTTCATCTCTCCATCACTCGTGCAAAAGTGGGCACATCAACGTGGCCTCTTTCCTTATCAACTACGGCGCTAATATTTGGGCAATGGACAACGACTTCAAAACGGCTCAGGACATAGCTGCTCTTTGGGACAAAACAGAAATTGTTAAATTACTGGACGATGCCAAAGCACAACAGCAATCCCTAAATCCCAGCATTGTCAAAAAACTCTGTGCGAAGGCCTTCGAAGATGCTGAAAGGAACGGCAAACGACATGAAAAACGAAATAAGGAAGCACAGAAAATCGCGGAAAAAGAAGATTCTAAACGATTGCGTCATACTGACCCGGATTTCAAACCTCCTACAAAGATGAATGTGTTCAAGACTTTGACAATGAAGTTTCGCTCCAATAATCGAAAATACAATGGAAACGATCGTACAAATGTGCAGACATTTTCTGACATTGCTATTGGTACAAAATCACGTGgtacaaaaaagaaaatattgctTAAACAAAGTAATGGTTTCGATACACATTCGGTGATGGATTTTAAAACGAGCGAGTTTGACGGTGAAGGGAATAGAACCTTGAGGTCTATGAAGGGTACAAATGGCTACCGGAAGAATTCAGATGTTATGTACCTAACTAACAAAGAGTCAGATAATGGCGCTGCGGCCTCTGGAAGCAGACCGGCTTTGGCGAACGTGTTCAGTCTTCCCAAACAAAAGTGGAAAAGCGAGTCCGATCTCATTGACTCCGGAACAGAGTCGATTGGCTCTACCCACGGTAACGAAGACGACTCTGACCAACCGGGAATGTTTAGGAACGCACTCGGCACTTTATCGTTTTTGCATACGCGACAAGGCCTTACTGGAACGCTCAACGGATTTACAAAAGCTTCTTCATACGACTTCTTGGATGAGATCGGCGACGACCTTGGCATCCCAGAAGAACAAACAAGGGAAAACAATCGAGACAGCTTAGGATCAGACAGCATCGGTACCACAACGAGTTTAGAGGAACGCCTTCAGGGCCCTGTACCATGGAAAGACGATGATGACCTTCTCAGCGATGACGACGAAGACCAATCGGAGTTCTCTCCCCTAGTTCGGTTCTTAGAATCGTGTGGGATGAGTAACTACACTTACGTTTTCACGAACGAGGACACGGACTTGGATGCGTTGATGCTACTTACTGATGAGGATTTCACCAGGTTAGGGCTTCGACTGGGTCCGCAGAGAAAACTTAAGGAAGCGATAAAGAAAAGAAAGCAAGCGCTTGAAAGTCCATCTGCCATGTTGGATACACATCTATAG